The following DNA comes from Brassica oleracea var. oleracea cultivar TO1000 chromosome C5, BOL, whole genome shotgun sequence.
TCTGGTTTTCAAAATTGTTTACAAACGAAATGAAGACAGATAAAAGATACACAAACCTGATGGAATGACTGGTGAAGGTGCAAGAGACACTGGAGAACCATTGTGGTGTGGGTAGTTTCCCCCAGTGGAATAGTGAAACATGTGGTTGGGGTAGTGGAGAGGAGCATAACCAGTGACGGGTCCATTTCCTTCAGCAAACTGGAGATATGGGTAGTACGCTGCTGCTGCTGCTGCTGCTGCTGCTGCGACACCAGTCATTGGTCCGGTGCTATACATCGGATGCTGAGCAGTTGCCCCTCCATAAACATTGTAGTAGCTCTGTTATAAACAGAAACCCAATAAGTTTTATGAGATACGAGGGAGAGTAGAGAAAATACTCAATACTTATTATAGAATTAGATGGAGAAAAACAAAATATACATACCGTGGGGTAGTTGTAGTCCATTGAGTACGAAGAGAACCTATGAAGTTTAAACAGAGGATTATAAGTCTGTTTAGAGAGATGAGGTAAGAGATTAAAGGTGGAGTACCCATAAGGATTAGTGTAAGGAAGTGTGTAGTGAGAGAATGGAATTGGGGAAGGAAGAGCAGCTGCAGTCCCAAAGTGTGTCTTGAAAGGGCTTGTTACCTTCACGCCTCTGCCTCCTCCTACGTGTCCTGCCAAACACACAACACCATGAGAACGTCCTTCTCTTAACATTTGCTTTATGCAAAAACAAAAACATGACATTATTTAACAAAATTCATGCAAAGCATTATGTTTTTAGGGTATAAGGATTTAAGGAGACTGTTACTAGTAAAGGGCATGAAAATGGCTTTTCAATCAACTTAGGGATCAATATGAAGCATATACCCTCCAGACAATGAAGTAACACATTTATCTTTGTCCTAGAAGTTTTAAGATAACATCCAAAATATATATAGCGAGGTGATTCACAACATACAGTTACCGCTTTTCTCTTTAGTAAAGACAAGATCCTATATACTCATAGTATTCTTGTTAGGGTTTTCCAAAGATCAATCAAAACATAAAGAAAGCTATAGATACCGTGAATTGGAGAAGAAGGTTTAGATCTCTGAACACCAAAAGCCGCGAGATTGCAATTTGCTCTCCTCCCGTCAATGACAGGAGCTGGATCTATGCATGCCTTCTGAGCTGCTTCTGGATCACAAAAAGTCACCTTAAAAAAAAAAAAACAGAAAC
Coding sequences within:
- the LOC106343127 gene encoding RNA-binding protein 24 isoform X2 — protein: MEDTTFTKVFVGGLAWETNKVSLRNYFEQFGDIVEAVVITDKSSGRSKGYGFVTFCDPEAAQKACIDPAPVIDGRRANCNLAAFGVQRSKPSSPIHGHVGGGRGVKVTSPFKTHFGTAAALPSPIPFSHYTLPYTNPYGFSSYSMDYNYPTSYYNVYGGATAQHPMYSTGPMTGVAAAAAAAAAAYYPYLQFAEGNGPVTGYAPLHYPNHMFHYSTGGNYPHHNGSPVSLAPSPVIPSVCFAVPQA
- the LOC106343127 gene encoding RNA-binding protein 24 isoform X1 translates to MEDTTFTKVFVGGLAWETNKVSLRNYFEQFGDIVEAVVITDKSSGRSKGYGFVTFCDPEAAQKACIDPAPVIDGRRANCNLAAFGVQRSKPSSPIHGHVGGGRGVKVTSPFKTHFGTAAALPSPIPFSHYTLPYTNPYGYSTFNLLPHLSKQTYNPLFKLHRFSSYSMDYNYPTSYYNVYGGATAQHPMYSTGPMTGVAAAAAAAAAAYYPYLQFAEGNGPVTGYAPLHYPNHMFHYSTGGNYPHHNGSPVSLAPSPVIPSVCFAVPQA
- the LOC106343127 gene encoding RNA-binding protein 24 isoform X3, which gives rise to MEDTTFTKVFVGGLAWETNKVSLRNYFEQFGDIVEAVVITDKSSGRSKGYGFVTFCDPEAAQKACIDPAPVIDGRRANCNLAAFGVQRSKPSSPIHGHVGGGRGVKVTSPFKTHFGTAAALPSPIPFSHYTLPYTNPYGFSSYSMDYNYPTSYYNVYGGATAQHPMYSTGPMTGVAAAAAAAAAAYYPYLQFAEGNGPVTGYAPLHYPNHMFHYSTGGNYPHHNGSPVSLAPSPVIPSVPQA